One part of the Calypte anna isolate BGI_N300 chromosome 12, bCalAnn1_v1.p, whole genome shotgun sequence genome encodes these proteins:
- the LOC115598988 gene encoding platelet glycoprotein IX-like, with protein sequence MNKRDFITLAGSALLFLFHMTQTEGCPLSCNCKLLGEEEGLQVDCSSRELVELPALPANTKRLSLQNNSLTSVPPGALDSLHSLEEVKMFDNPWHCDCHILYLKLWLEDSSASWLANIRCASPAPVRMKALRQLSGNELGVCKRLLPVKCLEFFWRDLALIAGAIITLLLVAWALKGSKKLVCQINLRQYNSRAWLLWKQPSQSHKVQ encoded by the coding sequence ATGAACAAGAGAGACTTCATCACTCTGGCTGGATCTGCCCTGTTGTTTCTGTTCCACATGACCCAAACTGAGGGCTGTCCTCTCTCCTGCAACTGCAAGCTCCTGGGTGAAGAGGAGGGTCTGCAGGTGgactgcagctccagggagctggtggagctGCCTGCCTTGCCTGCTAACACCAAGAGGCTTTCTCTGCAGAACAACAGCCTGACCTCGGTCCCCCCGGGTGCCCTGGACAGCTTGCACAGCCTGGAGGAAGTGAAAATGTTTGACAACCCTTGGCACTGTGACTGTCATATTCTGTACTTAAAACTCTGGTTAGAAGACAGCTCTGCATCCTGGCTGGCCAACATCAGGTGTGCAAGCCCAGCCCCTGTCAGGATGAAAGCCCTGAGGCAGCTGAGTGGCAACGAGCTGGGGGTTTGTAAGAGGCTGCTCCCAGTCAAGTGCCTGGAGTTCTTCTGGAGAGACCTCGCGTTAATTGCTGGAGCAATCATCACACTTCTGTTAGTAGCATGGGCTCTGAAAGGCTCCAAAAAGCTGGTCTGCCAAATAAACCTAAGGCAATACAACTCCAGGGCCTGGCTGCTGTGGAAGCAGCCCTCCCAAAGCCACAAGGTGCAATGA